Genomic DNA from Porites lutea chromosome 4, jaPorLute2.1, whole genome shotgun sequence:
gaaattatgtcatcattacttaggtTAGTGCGCAAATGAAAAAATTCTTAACACCATTTTAAATTCGCAtacttctctttctttcttactcatttggaactGAAATGATAAATACGGTCATCGATCCCGTGGTTCCCTCAAAAACTGTACCTGATTTCAGACctaaatgggcaaaatctatacaTGTTGCAGGCCAAAATGGCGCAAAAAGTCTACCCGATGGGCCGCACACGCCTATGTAGcatatataagggagtacccctcccaGGACTTCCGCACGAGATAATTTGAGTGTTTGAGTGTGTAGCCTTGGACCATCTGAGAATTATTAGCCAGACTGGGGGTTAGGTGTCACGGAAGTAGCAAAAAACATATCCATCACAGGGAATTGGTTTCTTGTGAAATTTAAAAAGACATGTTCATTTTCCCAGGAGGGGGTGAGGGGGCaatctggatttcaagtgacagggatgatcaaaggatGTTTCGGGTTTGAAATTGTTTGttccgggattttttttggTAGCTTAATTTAAGtggggattttttggggtattcaaAAATTGATAAGGCAGGGAATATTTATACAAGAAGCATATTTTGGTTAGTTAAAGCCAACACACTTCATGAGTCAATGCGCCATTAACCTTTCATTAGTAAGATCTCATTCTTTAGAAACTTTTCCTATGGTAGGTGCATAATGTATGTGTTTTAaaaattctattttcctttgttttggggtacgGTAATGAaggataatgagtttgaaacaaagaaaaataaaatttaatccaaggataaattgaaccacaacataccttattctaagaaaattaacaaatatgaatgcaatttttaaaaatttgtgtAAATTAACATCGATGTAAATTCAATGCATGCTATTTTACAATATGTTATTTTAAAGCACCTTTATTTCGTTACAAAACCTCATTAGTTCATGACTCCTCGATTGACTCCTCTGGCAAGACTTCTTCTTTTAAAGTCGAGTTCAAAGTGTCTTTTGATTCATGTTTCCCTGCTAGATCAATTTACAGAGCAATAACCTGAACATTAACATAGCTAACAATGACTGTAAATGCTTCTTTTTCTCCTTGAGATATACGTATGTTGAGATTTTGTAAGTGTAGCAAATTTGTGTTGAATAAAATAAGATGATcatcaaaaaatttgttttaatttttgcatgtAAACCTAACTTTTGAAAAATTCCTGTTAATATATtgtaatgtaatttttttttcacgttgTCAACGTGCATTGTTAATTTCCTAGAATAAGGTATGCTTCTCAGTGTATCTGTGTCTTTAACTTATGTTTTACAGAGAGCGGACTCTCATTCCAAAAGTTTTTCATTATCATCCTTTTTGTCAGGGAAAACCCAAGAATGGAAGGAGTAGAGCTGGCATTACCAGGTCAAATCAACTTAAATATTCCAAGATGGGATCAGTCCACCTTCTGGGGAAGATTCAGACATTTTCTTGCCATAACAGACTGGAGGAAAGCTATTCACACTAATGCAGAACTTGATGAGGCAAAAGAAGTTGTTGAAGCTTATGAGTAAGTTTCAAAAGTATGCATACTAACCAACGGTGGGGAAAATCAAGTTTGCTGGATTACAGCTGTAGTTAAGCATGTTGTTCTCTGTAGGTCCAGTTCAAGCTCCCCCAcattgaattgtttccttaggCAAGAAACTTTGAGGGACTGCTGCATAGGCCAGTAGTAGTGTGATCCCCACAGCCTCTAGGTGTGGTGTTAGCCTCGGGGCTAGTGACCCTGTCCTGTAAAAAGCCTCCTTTAACCACCCTTTAGAGGCCTTATTGAAGGCTACTAACTGCTGCtgataagattttttttcactgaccATGAATTCATTCCTGATTTCTGGTCAGACAGGGTAAAGTATCCAATTTATCCATTGATGATCTGTGGCATGCAAAGCATCTAGTGGACTCTGCATTCCACCCAGACACTGGTGAGCGGATGAATTTCTTGGGCCGCATGTCTTTCCAGGTCCCAGGAGGGATGGCAATAACAGGAGCAATGCTTCAGTGGTACAGGTCTGTATTAAAGCCATTTTGGAGGTCTGCTGAAACTCAACATcaataattaacttgtttttctGTGTAAAATCTGTTGCCATTTCAAATGTCACAACTTTGGAAAATTAATCACTTCATCATTTTTTAGGAGGAGAAGTCAGTTGAATGTCATGCACTAATGGGCAAAAGACATTTTGAAACTCACGCGCATTACATTaccaacaaaaaggaaaatattatttGCAACGTAAACCTCAACTTTATGTAATTACCATGAACATAATTAACGGTCGACTGAGATGGACATGCGTTCATCTGAATTAACTGTTTAGTTGCATACTTAACAATAAACCAACACTTGTTAACAGGACTGTTCCTGCAGTAGTATTTTGGCAGTGGATAAATCAATCATTCAATGCGTTAGTCAACTACACCAACAGAAATGCAAAATCAACAATAACTGGAAAGTAAGTGTCAAGCAATTACTTAAAATTCTAGTGCTCACAGTAACGGTCAGCTGACAGGTTAACTCAACGCTgcgctctaaggaaaattgaagggagcccagggCCCTAAACCTGTAAAACATGTAtgaaaaagtaagattttctagttgtCCAAGAGCAAAAGTTTGGTGCCAGGGGCAACTGGGcgctgctagagcacagcccaaGGTTAACTGGAACAGCAGTGCCCAAGGGTTAATGGCTTTGAGTTATGAGTTGATGGTGGAGTCAGTTTTTAAGTGCAACAACCAAGACTTCTAAAATGTGTATTTTTTGTGATGCATTCAcccttttttgatattttacaaAGTACATGTTAAGTAAAtatgaaatttggcatttttccTTCAAGATATGCACTGAAAGTAATGGTctaaaatttacttttcttcAGACAAATTGGCATTGCTTATGTATCAGCAACCACCAGTGCTGTGGCTGTTTCAGTTGGTCTTAACAGTCTTGTGAAGGTAACTACAGTACAGTTAGGACAATGTACAGTAAAAACACTCATATTTTATTATTCCTTACAAACCTTGGCTGAACTATACTGCCAACTCAGTCTATTAGTAATGACTATCCTGTCTTGCATCTCGTGGCTTCCCTGCAAGCCATCCACACGCATTCTGTAACATTCCACTaacgttaaccctttaagccccaatatccacatacaaatccTCCACACTGATATTTAAATATTTCGTTAGAGATGAGTTAAGAGAGTTTGAAAAAAGTTCTGAGCATTTTCTTGTCAGGGTTCATTTGATTAATATTCTTGTAACCaacagagaggagaagtcgttacgtcacgttgtcatGGTGGCAACATTTTTGtatgacaacaaaccaaaaattctCTTTAAAAGTAAATTTGCACTGTTTCAAAGTTCATCCAACTTATTCAATTTAATTtgatttgtcaaatgttggtgaaatTTTCTGGATTTAATCCGAAAGGATCGTATCTTAGtttagaattgaaaaagaaactttttgtgcTGTGTTCACCCACTCCGTAAAGCGGGCGCGTTAGGAAGTTTCTTGTCACAGTTGTGCAGAGACAGCtaagaaatgtacgaaaaaagcgtgatgcacgtgcaaagttgttttgctaTCAaggtttttttgccgttctcgttactgttgccatcgtcgttgcttaatCTCGGCCCTATTggtgtcatccagaaatttgaCCACCATGCTAACTTGATGtaacacttctcctctctattctcttgacaatgtatgcatattgttaggagaaaattgatgttggtcaccattgggacttaaagggttaaataagagactgcttgcagtctgcATGAGACCAAGTTGAGGTGATATCCTAATGCtgacatttttattattacttacTTCCCCTACAAGACCTAATAGGCTAGTAAGTATCGATTTGATCCATGTGCTCTTCATGGATATGATTTTGTTGGACATGGCAATTTTAATGGAATATAATTACTTGTCTGTTGACCAATAACTGTTATTTGCAGCCTTGCTACACTCTAGCTTGCATTATTTAAGCAGTCATTTCTAGAAACCTTTTAGCCATTTGCTCCTTACTTTCTCCCCCTGTTCTTGCATGTCTCTTACTCTTCTCTTTGCCCAGCTAAAAGAAGGACCCAGCTACAGAAGGACCTGTAATGCTCACACTCTCCCAAAACAAGTCCAGTGAACTTGTTGTTCAGCTTACAAACTCATTTTGTTGTATTTACTTTATATTGCATTTATTTTAGACTGCCCCTCCTCTCCTTGCTCGGTGGGTGCCCTTCATTGCTGTTGCTGCTGCCAACTGTGTAAATATTCCTCTTACAAGGCAAAGGTGAGCCAACAGTGAGTGAAAAGATTTTACAGTCATTATATCTAAAAGCCATTATGAGGGTTGTCATAAAATTTTAGAGCAGCCGCGGCAAATAAAGATTCACCCATAACATCTCCCAAAAAGTTTATAGTGTCACCTTTATCTTCCCTCTTTGATCACCCGTAAAATCAAGTGAGCTCAGCTGTAACAGGTTCATGTGTTACTTTTCAAATGGATTGAGTATCGTTATGGCTTCAattttttcttgtctttatcAGGGCTTTCATTGAGGGCTGGGGAATTCTTGCCGGAGTTGACCCCAGCTGCTTTTgtagaaaaatagaaaaaaagaaacccagtCATTCAAAATCTAATCTATGTTTTTGAGCTCTGAAGTataatattttccttttacTTCCTTTAGAGAACTTATAGATGGTATAGTTTTGTTTGATGAGAACAAAAATCCCGTGGGGAAATCAAAGAAAGCAGCAGTAAAAGGAATAACTCAAGTTGTTATCTCCAGAATCACAATGGCAGCTCCAGGAATGAGTAAGTTGATCAACTTGTACTGTGAGTTTGTTACACGGGGAAGGTAATTGCTATTTATGGGCTTTATTGGTATATGCTGCTGTTAAGGGTATGGTTTCCAAGCAGTTTAGTCTGGGATTGGATATAGAAATCATaaagtttgggtctagaatagggtataaTTTTCCAGGGAACTggtcaattggttgaagattttagtttcAGTTAGGGAAACTGGGAATTGACACTTgaaaacataaaattaaaaatttaaatttcctCATAACTTCGTTTAATAGCAAAGAAAGTGTTGCTAGATGGAAAATAGTGACTCTACAGCTGTAGCATAGGGAGGGGTTTTGGTAGTTAAGTCTAGTATAGGGtggcaaaattcagctgaactaagtCTAGAATAgactaagggttccagggtctcagcagcacatccccaacCAAAAATTCCCCCTGGGGTTTGTTACCACTGCATCCAGcatccctgatgcataaaatTCACTTCACACATCCTGTAGATCTCCGGGCGTTCAGTGACCTTCAAGTGAGGGCCTAATGGGGAAGGGTACATATGCCAACTCTCTTGGATTGTCTGGGAGTCTTTCGGATACAGCACTGTTATCTCACTCTCCCTTACAGGTCACCAAATCTCCTGGATAAAATGGAGTTTTGAGCTTTTCTATGCTtaagtttgaaatttagcccatttttttctactcaaaatttaattttttgtattcGTTGTACGGTCCCAGGGACCTTTTTGCATTTCTCATTTAGTCACTGATAAAGATTATTTTCTCTTTACAATTTGATAGAATGTatttcatgtaagacttcatataatgtcctaagccatTCCCACATTTTAATTTGGTGGCGGGGTTGGGGAGGGGATTGCTGGGGGATGACATTTGGGTACAATAAAAAGAGCCTCCAGATTTAAGATCTCCCAAGGCTGGCACCTCTGGAAgtgggggggtggagggggcgggggatgttcctaaattttttaaaaacagcatGCTTGCAGGAAAAAGgattaaaggaaaaagttatcaCACTATACACTGTTAGTTATGCTATGAGGACTAGGGTAAGATgacacaaaaaaattgaaatgttctcaacaataaaaataatcattttttttttaaaaaccgtACACACTCCATTTCTAGTCAATGAAAGTTTAAACTAGCAGTTATTGTTTTTTAGACTCACGGTCACTAGTAATCAATCTCGTTATTTCAGTTATTGTACCCATTATTATGGAGAAAATAGAAAAGTACCGCTTCATGCAGGTTAGTGTTTTTCTGAGATCTTTTTAATACTTAACTGTTGAAACGGTGGCAAGGTTGCTTAGTGTGGTTCATTGTACATGTACTTGTGTAGCACAAATTGTTAAGTAATATTTTTGTACCAGTATTTTATTTGATTAgaataatttaataaaataatacatttaCCAAAAGAAATGTACATATAGAAAATATTACATGGTCGcatggagatatggaatttttctttaattgaaTACCAAACCACTTCACTTTatgtttgtttgctttgagAGATGCATTTTATCATGTAGCCACATAGCAaaggtgatcttttcacatgtttttGTC
This window encodes:
- the LOC140933305 gene encoding sideroflexin-2-like; its protein translation is MEGVELALPGQINLNIPRWDQSTFWGRFRHFLAITDWRKAIHTNAELDEAKEVVEAYEQGKVSNLSIDDLWHAKHLVDSAFHPDTGERMNFLGRMSFQVPGGMAITGAMLQWYRTVPAVVFWQWINQSFNALVNYTNRNAKSTITGKQIGIAYVSATTSAVAVSVGLNSLVKTAPPLLARWVPFIAVAAANCVNIPLTRQRELIDGIVLFDENKNPVGKSKKAAVKGITQVVISRITMAAPGMIIVPIIMEKIEKYRFMQRIKPMHGPLQMLLCGLSLCFMVPAACSIFPQRCSMSVDKLEPEAQEAIRKQYPQLKIVYFNKGL